Proteins encoded within one genomic window of Clostridia bacterium:
- a CDS encoding ABC transporter permease, which yields MNSLDLIRMGLRNLLRRKTRTILTVLGVVIGTAAIVVMLSLGIGMNESFNREMQKMGSLNIINVNNYRMPEGDSGIMQGPIQTGVLDDKAVAKMAQLEGVEAVTPLFEAYPKFVSGKYVAFGQLIGIDTRVMKEFEFKIDQGSLLQAGESNTVVFGCNMAQNFYNPKSRGGFNMYMGMPGQKPPVDVMNDKMLLTFDMSYGERQPMGAVQDQTVKKPAKLYKIKVAGLLAQSNDEKDYCAYMDINQLKKLVKEFEKSQGNQGGRGISQSQQGYQRVMVKVSDIEDVEMVQNKIKQMGYGTYSLSDIRKSMQKQANTIQMVLGGIGAISLLIAALGITNTMIMSIYERTREIGVMKVLGCMLGDVRRLFLFEAGMIGFIGGLVGIVFSYGASSLLNYVGSGFMNRGGPPMGGNPEPNHISVIPVWLALTSIVFAVIIGLVSGFYPARRAMKLSALEAIRTE from the coding sequence ATGAATAGTCTTGATCTGATTAGAATGGGCTTAAGAAACCTGCTCAGGCGCAAAACCCGTACAATTCTGACTGTATTGGGTGTAGTTATAGGAACTGCGGCAATTGTTGTCATGCTTTCTCTAGGGATAGGAATGAATGAGAGCTTTAACCGTGAAATGCAAAAAATGGGCAGTCTCAATATAATAAACGTAAATAATTATCGGATGCCTGAAGGTGACTCAGGTATCATGCAGGGGCCCATACAGACAGGGGTGCTTGATGATAAGGCTGTTGCCAAGATGGCCCAGCTCGAAGGTGTAGAAGCTGTTACACCTTTGTTTGAAGCATATCCTAAATTCGTATCGGGCAAGTATGTGGCTTTTGGGCAGCTAATAGGAATTGATACAAGAGTGATGAAGGAGTTTGAATTTAAAATTGATCAGGGAAGCTTATTGCAGGCCGGAGAAAGTAATACTGTAGTTTTTGGCTGTAATATGGCACAGAACTTTTATAACCCGAAATCCCGGGGAGGCTTCAACATGTACATGGGTATGCCAGGACAAAAACCTCCGGTTGATGTCATGAATGACAAGATGCTTCTGACCTTTGACATGAGTTATGGAGAAAGGCAGCCTATGGGAGCAGTACAGGATCAAACTGTAAAAAAGCCGGCCAAATTGTATAAAATAAAGGTTGCAGGTCTTCTTGCCCAATCTAATGATGAAAAAGATTACTGTGCATATATGGATATCAATCAGTTGAAAAAGCTGGTAAAGGAGTTTGAGAAAAGCCAGGGTAACCAGGGGGGGCGGGGGATTAGCCAGAGTCAGCAAGGATATCAAAGAGTAATGGTGAAGGTTTCAGACATAGAAGATGTAGAGATGGTGCAAAATAAGATAAAGCAAATGGGTTATGGCACGTATAGCCTTTCTGATATTAGAAAATCAATGCAAAAGCAGGCAAACACCATACAGATGGTACTCGGAGGCATTGGAGCTATTTCTTTGCTTATTGCTGCACTGGGTATTACAAACACAATGATAATGTCTATTTATGAAAGAACCAGAGAGATTGGTGTGATGAAAGTATTGGGGTGCATGTTGGGAGATGTCAGAAGACTGTTTCTTTTTGAAGCCGGTATGATTGGTTTTATTGGAGGGCTTGTGGGTATCGTTTTCAGTTATGGGGCTTCTTCGCTGCTCAATTATGTAGGCTCAGGTTTTATGAATAGGGGAGGCCCGCCTATGGGGGGGAATCCTGAACCGAATCACATTTCCGTAATTCCGGTCTGGCTGGCTCTGACATCTATTGTTTTTGCTGTAATCATAGGCCTGGTTTCCGGCTTCTATCCTGCAAGAAGGGCGATGAAACTGAGTGCATTGGAGGCAATAAGGACTGAGTAA
- the prfB gene encoding peptide chain release factor 2 (programmed frameshift) has product MLELEQYKLEIEGMKKDLDEMGASLDIPRLSEQIEELEQKAAEPGFWDDIENSQKVLQKTKGLKTKVEKFQSLEAKWEDLVTLCELGIEEQDESIIPEVGESLKEYKDGFEKLRLETLLTGQYDKNNAILTLHAGAGGTEAQDWVQMLLRMYTRWCEEKGYTVKTLDFLDGDEAGIKSVTIHVIGENVYGYLKSEKGVHRLVRISPFDASGRRHTSFASLDVMPELDDDIEIDISPDDLKVDTYRASGAGGQHINKTESAVRITHIPTGVVVACQTERSQFQNRDTAMKMLKAKLLELKEREQKEKIEDLKGIQMDIAWGSQIRSYVFCPYTLVKDHRTNYEEGNVNAVMDGKLDGFINSYLAAGLNSK; this is encoded by the exons GTGCTTGAATTAGAACAATACAAGCTTGAGATTGAGGGAATGAAGAAAGACTTGGACGAAATGGGGGCTTCACTT GACATCCCCAGACTGAGTGAACAAATAGAGGAGTTGGAACAGAAGGCAGCAGAGCCGGGTTTTTGGGATGATATTGAGAACTCTCAGAAGGTTTTACAGAAAACAAAAGGACTTAAGACAAAGGTAGAAAAATTTCAGAGTCTTGAAGCCAAGTGGGAAGACCTGGTTACATTGTGTGAATTGGGTATAGAGGAACAGGATGAAAGCATCATACCTGAAGTCGGAGAAAGTCTGAAAGAGTATAAAGACGGATTTGAGAAACTCAGGCTTGAAACACTTTTAACTGGCCAGTATGACAAGAATAATGCAATACTCACATTGCATGCAGGGGCAGGCGGAACTGAGGCTCAGGATTGGGTACAGATGCTGTTGAGGATGTATACGCGGTGGTGTGAGGAAAAGGGTTATACGGTCAAAACCTTGGATTTTCTTGATGGGGATGAAGCCGGTATAAAAAGTGTAACCATACATGTGATAGGTGAGAATGTATATGGGTATCTCAAGTCAGAAAAGGGTGTACACAGACTAGTTAGGATTTCTCCCTTTGATGCATCTGGAAGAAGGCATACATCCTTTGCCTCTCTTGATGTAATGCCTGAGCTTGATGACGATATTGAGATAGATATAAGCCCTGATGATTTAAAGGTCGATACCTACCGTGCCAGTGGTGCAGGTGGGCAGCATATTAACAAAACAGAATCGGCTGTAAGAATTACACATATTCCAACCGGAGTAGTAGTAGCCTGCCAGACTGAACGTTCACAGTTTCAGAACAGGGATACTGCTATGAAAATGCTGAAAGCTAAATTGTTGGAATTGAAAGAACGGGAGCAAAAGGAAAAAATAGAAGATTTGAAGGGTATACAAATGGATATAGCATGGGGAAGCCAGATAAGATCGTATGTATTTTGTCCTTATACCCTTGTAAAGGATCATAGAACTAACTATGAAGAAGGTAATGTAAATGCAGTAATGGATGGAAAGTTGGACGGTTTCATAAACTCATATCTTGCTGCAGGCTTAAACAGCAAATAG
- a CDS encoding ATP-binding protein translates to MSKTEAVSIAELYCKTIAKSMDQSYFYKQMGIKGLEEFDPNSSNAQEWARYIMEVQKSVDVMQHNNPNDKPITGIQLSIPQKEKTTIDIAFGPGSNNSIPIFNMKSAIYTRITIGDKVLDIGVDHSNRDKLPKPGAPAGATKKKDGWIIEKLLDYYSHTEVSYPLKDSKGIVIGSVLTGINSEFILFVVIALLIGIVISGIVALIIANIINKILTAPITNPLIQLDEKIMAIANEDFQNQTDKQIVLKRPLREIESIADSTNRIMNKMKEYSRLLEDQKKVLENQNDELEAQNEELIESKRQIEETQSMLVQSENMASIGQLTAAITHEINTPLGAINSNVQICDMFINMLSENDVIKSNEELSEQIDQMKETNSISVMACQRVGEIIKSLKTFSRLDQAEFQETDIHEGIRSVLILTSNLWKKKITIHEDYENSRMVKCFPGLLNQVIMNIMVNAIQSIEEKGDIFIKTYADENQAYISIRDTGCGIKGEDIPKIFDSGFSTKGAGIGMGLGLSICQNIIQKHEGEIRVISELGKGTEFIVCIPINNDKT, encoded by the coding sequence ATGTCAAAAACTGAAGCTGTTTCTATAGCTGAGCTTTATTGTAAAACCATAGCTAAAAGCATGGATCAAAGCTACTTTTATAAGCAGATGGGCATAAAGGGTCTAGAGGAGTTTGACCCAAATTCCAGCAACGCTCAGGAATGGGCCAGGTACATAATGGAAGTGCAAAAATCCGTTGATGTAATGCAGCATAATAACCCTAATGATAAACCTATTACCGGTATACAGCTTTCGATTCCCCAGAAGGAAAAAACTACAATAGATATAGCATTCGGACCTGGCAGCAACAATTCCATTCCTATCTTCAATATGAAAAGTGCCATTTATACCCGAATAACCATAGGAGATAAAGTGTTGGATATAGGTGTGGATCACAGCAACAGGGACAAACTTCCGAAACCGGGAGCTCCTGCAGGCGCCACAAAAAAGAAGGATGGCTGGATTATCGAAAAGCTTCTTGATTACTATTCCCATACTGAAGTCTCCTACCCTCTCAAGGATTCCAAAGGGATCGTTATAGGAAGCGTCCTAACAGGAATCAATTCTGAGTTTATTCTTTTTGTAGTAATAGCGCTGCTTATAGGAATCGTCATTTCCGGCATCGTAGCTCTTATTATTGCAAACATTATAAATAAGATTCTTACTGCCCCAATAACAAATCCATTGATTCAGTTGGATGAAAAGATTATGGCAATAGCAAACGAAGATTTCCAGAACCAAACCGACAAGCAGATAGTTCTCAAGCGGCCTCTTCGAGAAATTGAATCCATTGCAGATTCAACCAATCGCATAATGAACAAAATGAAAGAATACAGCAGACTTCTGGAGGATCAGAAAAAAGTTCTTGAAAATCAGAATGATGAACTAGAAGCACAAAACGAAGAGTTGATCGAATCAAAAAGGCAGATTGAGGAAACCCAATCCATGCTTGTACAAAGTGAAAACATGGCTTCCATCGGGCAGCTGACTGCTGCCATCACCCATGAGATAAATACCCCTTTAGGTGCTATAAACAGTAATGTCCAGATATGTGACATGTTTATAAACATGCTGAGCGAAAATGATGTAATCAAATCCAATGAAGAGCTGTCAGAACAGATAGACCAAATGAAGGAAACTAACAGCATAAGCGTTATGGCCTGCCAAAGGGTGGGAGAAATAATCAAAAGCCTGAAAACCTTCTCAAGACTTGACCAGGCTGAGTTTCAGGAAACGGATATACACGAGGGTATAAGGAGTGTTCTTATACTTACTTCAAATCTCTGGAAAAAGAAAATTACAATTCATGAGGATTATGAAAACTCAAGGATGGTAAAATGCTTCCCTGGACTTCTGAACCAGGTAATTATGAATATAATGGTAAACGCTATACAATCAATAGAAGAAAAAGGCGATATTTTCATTAAAACCTATGCTGATGAAAATCAGGCATATATAAGCATAAGAGACACAGGATGCGGGATTAAAGGAGAAGACATACCAAAAATATTCGATTCGGGTTTCTCTACAAAAGGTGCAGGTATCGGTATGGGCCTTGGGCTTTCTATCTGTCAGAACATAATACAGAAACATGAAGGAGAGATAAGGGTAATAAGTGAATTAGGCAAAGGCACGGAATTTATAGTCTGCATCCCAATCAATAATGATAAAACATAA
- a CDS encoding response regulator, with protein MSKTILVVDDEKMITTTLATLIKMVLKYSVKTFNDPVQALQSEELSEQNVDLIISDFMMPGMNGLEFLKNVKAKSPQTVTILLTGYADKENAIKSINEVGLYYYLEKPWDNNNLIKIVQNGLEKKELTDNLRQKYDELKDSNREIERLYELLQKDYQQEVDSVRNLIITLANVIEAKDKYTDGHTRRVGSISRLIGEKLGMTTEKLQYLEVAGIIHDIGKVGVSENILNKPGKLTDEEFEIMKRHTVIGENICKPLNSLQVCLDAVRHHHEKLNGSGYPDGLKGDELSLEARIIAAADIFDALYSDRPYRNKMQMDMVRKILCEDVEKGCLDKNVVNALFELIDTGALKEIIED; from the coding sequence TTGAGTAAAACAATTCTTGTTGTTGATGATGAAAAGATGATAACTACTACGTTAGCTACACTCATAAAAATGGTTTTGAAATATTCTGTGAAGACATTTAATGACCCTGTGCAGGCACTGCAATCTGAAGAACTTTCGGAGCAGAATGTAGATCTGATAATTTCTGATTTTATGATGCCTGGAATGAATGGGCTTGAGTTTCTGAAAAATGTGAAGGCGAAAAGCCCGCAGACAGTAACTATACTGCTTACCGGATATGCGGATAAGGAAAATGCCATAAAAAGTATTAATGAGGTAGGGCTTTACTATTATCTGGAGAAACCGTGGGATAACAATAATTTGATAAAAATTGTGCAAAATGGTTTGGAAAAAAAGGAGCTTACAGATAATCTCAGACAGAAGTATGATGAGCTCAAAGATTCAAACAGGGAGATAGAAAGATTATATGAACTTTTACAGAAGGATTATCAGCAGGAAGTAGACAGTGTAAGAAATCTGATAATTACTCTGGCTAATGTTATTGAGGCAAAGGATAAGTATACGGACGGGCATACAAGACGTGTCGGGAGTATCAGCAGATTGATAGGTGAAAAACTTGGGATGACTACTGAAAAACTTCAATATCTTGAAGTTGCTGGTATCATCCATGACATTGGAAAGGTAGGGGTTTCTGAGAATATTCTTAATAAACCCGGGAAGCTTACCGACGAAGAATTTGAAATAATGAAAAGACATACAGTCATAGGAGAGAATATCTGTAAACCGTTAAATTCCCTGCAGGTGTGTCTTGATGCAGTAAGGCATCACCATGAAAAGCTCAATGGGTCAGGATATCCAGACGGGCTGAAGGGGGATGAGTTGTCGCTGGAAGCTAGAATAATCGCAGCAGCGGACATATTTGACGCTTTGTATTCTGACCGTCCTTACAGAAATAAAATGCAGATGGATATGGTCAGGAAGATACTTTGTGAAGATGTGGAAAAGGGATGTCTTGATAAAAATGTTGTGAATGCACTTTTTGAACTGATTGATACCGGTGCTTTAAAGGAAATAATAGAGGATTGA
- a CDS encoding DUF554 domain-containing protein, with amino-acid sequence MIGLGTIVNAAAIIAGGTAGILVKNGLPERYKTTVMQGIGLSVLVIGISGTLRGIFDISQNHIIETQYIMTMIFSLVIGGIIGELLNIEQKMEKLGVWFQNRIDRGKTSQSGSSFAEGFVTASLIYCVGAMAIVGSLEDGLSGNTSTLFAKSILDGVSAIIFSATMGAGVTFSALPVFIYQGSITLLAGFIKPWLTDSVINQMSLAGSVLILAIGINLLEIKKIKVGNMLPAIFLPLIYYVITRLIGF; translated from the coding sequence ATGATTGGGTTAGGTACTATAGTAAACGCAGCAGCAATAATTGCCGGGGGTACAGCCGGAATTCTTGTGAAGAATGGTCTTCCAGAGAGGTACAAAACCACAGTGATGCAGGGAATAGGGCTTTCTGTGCTGGTGATCGGAATATCTGGAACATTGCGGGGTATATTTGATATCTCCCAAAATCACATTATTGAAACGCAATACATAATGACAATGATATTCAGCCTTGTCATAGGTGGAATAATAGGAGAACTGCTGAATATAGAACAAAAAATGGAAAAACTTGGAGTATGGTTCCAAAACAGGATAGATAGAGGTAAGACCAGTCAAAGCGGCAGCAGTTTTGCAGAAGGTTTTGTCACAGCAAGTTTGATTTATTGTGTAGGGGCAATGGCTATAGTAGGCTCTCTTGAAGATGGTTTGTCAGGGAATACATCAACGTTGTTTGCAAAATCCATACTTGACGGAGTAAGCGCAATTATTTTTTCAGCTACAATGGGGGCTGGGGTTACATTCTCTGCTTTACCGGTTTTTATTTACCAGGGTAGTATCACTCTGCTGGCCGGATTTATCAAGCCTTGGCTGACTGATTCGGTAATTAATCAAATGTCTCTTGCAGGAAGTGTTTTAATACTTGCCATAGGTATTAATTTGCTTGAAATAAAAAAAATAAAAGTAGGGAATATGCTTCCAGCCATATTTTTACCTTTAATTTATTATGTTATTACCAGACTTATTGGCTTTTAA
- a CDS encoding YitT family protein, producing MSRLKEFILINLGLILVASGIYLFKIPNNFATGGVSGIAIILDSYFPFAPVGSLMLTINIVLIGIGFWFMGFNFGSKTIYSSLALSAMVWLMEKFCPINKPLTGEMMLELVFAILLPAVGSAIVFNQNASTGGTDIVARILNKYTHINVGKTLLLSDFAITVTALFVYGIKIGMYSILGLILKGFVIDLVLEGMNICKQMVIVSSKPDEVKNFIINNLGRGATIYKATGAFTNEEKQVITTVLNRKQAIKLRVFIKGIDTRAFITISNTSEIIGKGFRNIGL from the coding sequence GTGAGTAGATTGAAGGAATTTATCTTAATTAATCTTGGCCTGATTCTGGTTGCTTCAGGGATATATCTTTTCAAAATACCAAATAATTTTGCAACCGGTGGTGTTAGCGGGATAGCAATAATATTGGATAGTTACTTTCCTTTTGCTCCCGTCGGATCTTTAATGCTCACTATAAACATTGTTCTTATAGGTATCGGTTTTTGGTTTATGGGTTTTAATTTCGGTTCTAAAACTATCTATTCCAGCTTGGCATTGTCTGCAATGGTATGGCTGATGGAAAAATTTTGTCCTATAAATAAGCCACTGACCGGTGAAATGATGCTGGAATTGGTTTTTGCCATACTTCTTCCGGCTGTCGGTTCTGCAATTGTTTTTAACCAAAATGCATCAACGGGTGGCACTGATATTGTAGCCAGAATTCTAAACAAGTATACGCATATAAATGTGGGAAAAACACTGCTATTATCAGATTTTGCCATAACTGTAACTGCACTTTTTGTTTATGGGATCAAAATCGGGATGTATTCAATTCTGGGATTAATATTAAAAGGCTTTGTTATAGATCTGGTACTGGAAGGCATGAACATCTGTAAGCAGATGGTAATTGTAAGCAGTAAGCCCGATGAGGTAAAGAATTTCATTATAAATAATCTTGGAAGGGGAGCTACGATTTATAAAGCTACAGGTGCTTTTACCAACGAAGAAAAGCAGGTAATAACCACAGTGCTGAACAGAAAACAGGCGATTAAGCTAAGAGTCTTCATAAAGGGGATAGACACCCGTGCTTTCATTACCATTAGCAATACATCCGAGATAATCGGGAAAGGATTTAGAAATATTGGGTTATGA
- a CDS encoding N-acetylmuramoyl-L-alanine amidase, whose product MKVILDPGHGGSDNGAVYFGIKEKKLNLIFADLLAKNLEQSNIVVDKSLINDTYYSSTQLTDLINNSGASVCISCHNNSFDGNARGLEVIHSIHSEGKLASLILESVRKTDFPVRRAFSREGINPSNKGKDYYYVIRLTYPKVETIIVEFGFMDNKEDSKLLNDPAWQNRLTSAVAEAVKKYIPPIENIKTRIIGKSILEPQQLKAALKDVNPAWDASIVDLYYTIGSVYGVKADLAFIQALHETGWFRFSGTVKPSQNNFAGLGATGGGNPGISFPTKEAGVEAQIQHLFAYSTRQPIPPGRKLYDTRFKYVDRGIAQNWEDLDGRWAVPGIGYGQNIIKMQKSIFEKYPPKEDNNTPIPPDNKPPHWAKPDNDELLKAGILFSDHSGTLDKPASEGMVISLINRLRKEFLKDE is encoded by the coding sequence ATGAAAGTGATACTTGATCCGGGACACGGTGGAAGTGACAATGGCGCAGTTTATTTCGGCATTAAGGAAAAAAAGCTCAATCTGATTTTTGCTGATCTTCTGGCCAAAAACTTGGAACAATCAAATATAGTTGTTGATAAATCCCTTATTAATGACACATATTACAGCTCCACTCAACTGACGGATTTGATTAACAATTCCGGTGCATCTGTTTGCATTTCATGCCATAACAATTCATTTGACGGAAATGCCAGAGGGCTTGAAGTAATCCACAGTATCCACTCAGAAGGGAAGCTTGCCTCGCTGATACTTGAATCGGTCAGGAAAACAGATTTTCCTGTGAGAAGAGCATTTAGCCGTGAGGGTATAAACCCATCAAACAAAGGTAAGGACTACTATTATGTAATCAGATTAACTTATCCCAAGGTAGAAACTATAATAGTAGAGTTTGGATTTATGGATAATAAGGAGGATTCCAAGCTGCTGAATGATCCTGCATGGCAGAACAGGCTTACTTCTGCTGTAGCCGAAGCTGTTAAGAAATATATTCCGCCAATTGAGAATATCAAAACCAGGATTATCGGGAAATCCATTCTTGAACCCCAGCAGTTAAAAGCGGCTTTAAAAGATGTAAACCCAGCTTGGGACGCTTCTATAGTTGATCTGTATTATACAATCGGAAGTGTCTATGGAGTTAAGGCAGATCTTGCATTTATCCAAGCTTTGCATGAAACCGGCTGGTTCAGATTCTCGGGTACAGTAAAACCCTCACAAAACAATTTTGCAGGTCTCGGAGCAACAGGGGGAGGCAATCCGGGAATCAGTTTTCCCACAAAGGAAGCCGGCGTCGAAGCACAAATCCAACATTTATTTGCATACAGCACCAGGCAACCAATACCTCCAGGCAGAAAACTGTATGATACAAGATTTAAATATGTTGATAGAGGGATAGCACAAAATTGGGAAGATTTAGACGGAAGATGGGCAGTTCCCGGAATCGGCTATGGGCAAAATATTATAAAAATGCAAAAAAGTATTTTCGAAAAATATCCCCCAAAAGAAGATAACAATACGCCAATACCACCGGATAACAAGCCGCCTCATTGGGCAAAACCGGATAATGACGAACTCTTAAAAGCCGGCATACTTTTTTCTGATCACAGCGGCACATTAGATAAACCTGCATCCGAGGGTATGGTAATATCTCTTATCAATCGTTTGAGGAAGGAGTTTTTGAAAGATGAATAG
- a CDS encoding DUF3343 domain-containing protein, which translates to MVFYYTALQSRAHAFLLERRMKSEGVECELAFMPRPILRDLCNLGVKFKDSDFQSAVRIIRQSGLPGIKVYKETIYPNNSQYTEIII; encoded by the coding sequence ATGGTATTTTATTACACTGCTCTTCAATCAAGAGCTCATGCTTTCTTATTAGAGAGAAGGATGAAAAGTGAAGGTGTTGAGTGTGAATTAGCATTTATGCCAAGACCTATACTCAGAGATTTATGTAATCTGGGTGTCAAGTTTAAGGACAGCGATTTCCAATCAGCTGTGCGGATCATTAGACAGTCAGGTTTACCCGGAATAAAGGTTTATAAGGAAACTATCTACCCAAACAACAGCCAGTATACGGAAATAATTATCTGA
- a CDS encoding GDP-mannose 4,6-dehydratase: protein MKVLLAAGGAGFIGSFFIKYFLGRNKNFLVVNIDKLSHTGNSANLRELEDSPRYHFIKGDICNYELVNYVLKKYKPDFVINFASESPKKNLSDTDRFIERPTMFAETNIMGTMTLLEGLRYIWNRRSFKSSRFIQISTDEVYGIGENHSKSDKNYILEESPVIPETSFSASKAAADLMVSAFSRSYDIPSIIARCCTNYGPHQHTENFIPRFILNALEDTPVRISEEDYRIKEWIHVQDNSIALIRVLFYGRPGETYNLGTGEEASNVDIARKILKHLNKPESILDHVPGTLKEPRQLLLNSCKSRSHLNWSSRIRLEDGLKEMVQWYKNNFNK, encoded by the coding sequence ATGAAGGTTTTACTTGCTGCCGGAGGTGCAGGTTTTATTGGGAGCTTTTTCATAAAATACTTTTTAGGCCGTAATAAGAATTTTTTAGTTGTAAACATTGACAAGCTTTCACATACAGGTAATTCAGCAAATTTAAGGGAACTTGAAGACTCACCGAGATATCATTTCATAAAAGGCGACATATGCAACTATGAACTTGTTAACTATGTACTTAAAAAATATAAACCTGATTTTGTAATTAACTTTGCGTCAGAATCGCCGAAAAAAAATCTCTCGGATACTGACAGGTTTATTGAACGGCCTACAATGTTTGCAGAAACAAATATAATGGGTACTATGACTCTTCTCGAAGGACTAAGGTATATCTGGAATCGGCGTAGTTTTAAAAGCAGCAGATTTATTCAGATTTCCACAGATGAAGTGTATGGTATCGGAGAGAATCATTCAAAATCAGATAAAAACTATATTCTGGAAGAGTCCCCTGTTATTCCGGAAACATCCTTTTCTGCTTCAAAAGCAGCTGCAGATCTGATGGTCAGCGCATTTTCCAGATCCTACGACATACCTTCCATAATAGCACGATGCTGTACAAATTATGGTCCACACCAACATACGGAAAATTTTATTCCAAGGTTTATACTAAATGCATTGGAAGATACTCCTGTACGTATATCCGAAGAAGATTACAGGATTAAGGAATGGATTCATGTACAGGATAACTCAATTGCCCTTATCAGAGTATTATTCTATGGAAGGCCTGGAGAGACTTATAACCTTGGTACAGGCGAAGAGGCCTCAAATGTTGATATAGCAAGAAAAATACTTAAGCATCTTAATAAGCCAGAAAGCATCCTGGATCATGTACCTGGTACATTAAAAGAGCCTAGACAGTTGCTGTTGAACAGTTGTAAATCCAGAAGCCATCTCAACTGGTCAAGCAGAATAAGGTTGGAAGACGGTCTGAAAGAAATGGTTCAATGGTATAAAAACAACTTTAATAAATAA